The Roseibium sp. Sym1 nucleotide sequence TATTGCCCATGTCGGCAACTGGGAACGGGACATAGCCACCAACGAAATCCGGGGTTCGGAAGAATTTTTCAGGATCATGGGCCTGTCGGCGGAGCTACCGGCGAAGGAAATACAGCAACAGATCTTTGCCCGCATACCGAGCCACGAGCATCATGCCGCCCTCGGCCTGGTCCGCAAGGCAATCGAGACCTGCAGCGAATTCGATGTCGAACATTCGCTCATCCAGGAAGACGGCGGTCAAAAACACCTGCATGTGCGGGGATATGTGCTTCCCGATGCGGACGGCCAGCCTGCGAAGGTGGTCGGTATCGTTCACGACATCACCGAACGCCGCCACGCGGAACGGCGCAACCAGCTGCTTGCCAGCATTCTGGAATCCTCCCTGAACGAGATCTACATCCTGAATGCCAGCACCTTCCACATCGAATATGCGAACCAGTGCGCGCTCGACAACCTTGGCTACAGTCTCGAGGAACTGAAGTCGCAGCGGATCTGGGACATCGATCCGGTCTATGACATGGCAACCGTGCGCCGTCACGTGGAGCCGCTGCTGGACGGCGTTCAGGTGAGCCTTTCGGTGGAAAGCGTGCACCGGCGCAAGAACGGCAGCGAATACCCGGTCGACCTGCGTGTTCAGTTGATGAAAGACCAGGACAGGGACCTCTTTGTCGCCATCGCAAACGATGTGTCCGAACGGGTACAGCGCGAAAACGAGACCCGTGAGGCCAAGGTCCGCGCGGAACGCCTGGCCTATTTCGACCCGTTGACCAAGCTCTCGAACCGGGCCGGCTGCCAGCGAGACGCCAAGATCCGGTTCGCCAGGGAGGAAAAGCCGGCGTTCCTGGTTCATGTCGACATGGACGGCTTCAAGAGGGTCAACGACACGCTCGGGCACCTTGCCGGCGATCACTGCCTGGAGGAGACCGGCCGCCGGCTCAGGGAAATCTGCCGCGGCCTGGGCACCGCCTATCGCTGGGGCGGAGACGAATTCGTCATCCTCGCCGAAAGCGGCAGCTCGGATCCCAACGAATTGTGCGAACGCGCACGCCGTCTCATGCGCCAGCCGATGGACTACAACGGCAACCGTTTCTGGCCCACGGTCAGCATGGGGCTCGCACTGTGTCCGGAAGACGGTGGCGACTTCGACACGTTGCTGGTCAATGCCGACCTGGCGCTTTACCAGTCCAAGGAAAACGGCAAGGATCGTTACACGTTCTTCAAGCCGGACATGCGCGCGGACAGCGAAACCGAGGCCAGACTGGAACGGGAGTTGAAGGACGCCCTCAAGAACGACGAGTTCTTCCTGGTGTTCCAGCCGCAGGTCAATCTCCGCTCCCAGGCCGTGACGGGTATCGAGGCCCTGGTCCGCTGGCAGCATCCCGAGCGCGGCGTGATCTCCCCCGGCGAATTTCTTCCGATTGTCGAGAAGTCCGGATTGGCGCCGATGCTCGGGGAAATCGTCATCGACAAGGCGCTGGCGGCCGCGCGGCACTGGCTTGACAGCGGACTGGATTTCGGACGCGTCTCCGTGAACGTCTCGCCTTCGCACCTGGCATCGGGAAAACTTCTGGAACACTTCAATGCGGCCATGTCCAAACACGAGGTCGGTCCGGAGCGGATCACGGCCGAGGTGCTGGAATCGGTCTTCCTCAACGATTCAAGATCCGGTCATCTGCTGACCCTCAAGCAATTGTTCGATCTTGGAGTGCATGTCGAACTCGATGATTTCGGAACCGGTTATGCGTCGCTGTCCCACGTCACGGACCTTCCTATCAACGGTCTGAAGATCGACCGCTCGTTCACGAAACAGATGCTGCAGGACGCCAAGAAGGAAGTCGTGGTCAACCAGCTGATTCATCTGGCCCGCTCCCTGAACATCGGCATTGTTTGCGAAGGGGTCGAGACGGAAGCGCAATACGACCGTCTGCGCATGATGGGTGACTTCTCCATTCAGGGTTACCTGATCGCCCGTCCGATGCCTTTCGACCAGGCAACCGACTGGATGTCGGAATCGGTAGACGACCTCTATTTTGTCATCTAGAGCGTTTTCCGACCCATAAGGGTCATTTGACCGAGACGGTTTGGCGCGCTGGCCAGGCGGGTCACGCGCGGTGGTGTTTCCCACCACAAGGGTGGGCCAACGACGCCGGCGCGCCAAACCGTCCGGCCCAATTTCAATTGTTTCTCATACGCATCCGGGCTGTTGCGGGTGAGAGTATCCGGCCCATCGGCAGCGTTGCGCCGCTTGCCCGATGCACCGCATCGCGCTTCGCGGCGCGCCTTGCCGACTGAACCGGATACACTCATCAAATGATCCTGATTGATCGGAAAACGCTCTAACCGTCCCCGCCCTGCCTCAGCAGCCTTTTGAATACCGGCTTCTCCCGGCATTTTCACATGCCGGGGGTTGGAAAACCGTTTTGGCCCACCACATAAAGTGAACAACGTTCACTATAAGGATGTGCCTCATGTTCAATCCCCACACTTGCCCAAGGATCGGTCTTGCCCTGGGCGGCGGGGGAGCCCGCGGGCTCGCCCATATTCCCGTCCTGGAGGCGTTCGACGACCTGGGCCTGAAACCGGCGCGGATTGCGGGAACATCCATCGGGGCCATCATGGGCGCGGTCTATGGTAACGGCCGCAGCGGCGAGGATATCCGGGACATCACGCGTTCGCTCTTCGCGGACCGCAACAGCGTCCTTTCCCGCCTGTGGCAGCTCAGGCCCAAACGCTTCGCGGACATGATCCGGTCCACGCCGGTCCAATTCGATCCTCAGCGGGTTCTGGAGGTGTTCATCGGTGAATACCTGCCGGAACGGTTCGAGGATCTCCAGATACCCCTGCGCATGCACGCCGCTGATTTCTACGGCTGCGAGGAAGTCGCCTTCGACAGCGGCCCGATTCTGCCGGCCCTTGCCGCATCGATCGCGATGCCGGCGGTTTTCCGTCCCGTCCTGCATGAGCGCCGATGCCTGATCGACGGCGGCGTTGTCAATCCACTGCCGTTTGACGGGTTGCGCGAGGACTGCGACATCGTTGTCGCGGTAGATGTGGTTGGCGCGCCCGTCCCCCGGGACGACAAGGACGACATCACCATGCTGGACTCGTTGTTCGGCTCGTCACAGATCCTGATGCAGACCATCACCAAGCAAAAACTGAAGATGGATCAACCGGATATCCTGTTGCGCCCGCCGCACGACCCGATCCGGGTCCTGGACTTCATGAAAGCGGAACGCGTTCTGGGCAACGCCGAATCCCTGAGAACCGTCGCCCGGGAACAATTGACAAGCCTGATAAAAGAACCAATGAAAGTTACTTGAAGGCAACATACGCACAATTGACCAGATAAATCGTTTTTATTAGAGCCGCTTTTGCCTTTAACAAAACATTAATAAAAATCCCAAATAATTTTCTTAATATATTAGGAGCAGGACAAATGCAGCCATCAGGATCGACAGATTTGGAATCATGTCCGGTGTCGGACGATTTGTTGAAACGGCTGCTCGAGACAACGCTGGGCGCGGTCAAGGATCTCGGACGCCAGCTGCCTGACAATCAGCGGGCCGCCCTGGCTGTCTATTGCTACCGCCGCGCCCACTTCCGCCGACTTGGCCTGGCACTGGCGGCCCTTTGCAGCCGCCATGCCCTGATCGCCGAGGCGGGACATGCCGGCGAGGTGATCTTCCGCCAGGCCAGCACGGGCACAGACATCGACAAGGACAACCGGCACAGGGGCCACAAGGCGCCCGTCAGCCTGCATGTGATCTGACATTTCCCTTCCGGGGCAGGTTCTTCCTCCCACCCGCCCCCACCTCAGGCAACCGCCTTCGCAGCATCTTGCGCGAGCCGGTTGCCTTTTCTTTTGGCACTTTGCCTCCCTGGCCTTCAGGAAAGCGGCAATCGCGGGTCAGACCGGACGCCGCGCCTTGCCACGACGTGTCTTCCCCCTACCCTTAAGCGGACAGACCAGACACGGGTGGCACATGATGGCTTCGTTTCTTTCCGTTCTTCTCCGGTTCCTCCACCGCCACAAGAGGCGTTCAGCAAAGATCCTGAGCGCCCCGGCCGGGCTGGCCCTGTTGCTTGCGGCGGTGTCGCCCGCCCAGGCCATTTGCCAGCTGGTCGCGCAAGCCCCTTTCAAATCGGCCCAGCCCGGCGAAATGCGGGTCTGGCAAGCGGCGATCCAGACCGGTGAAGTCCAGATCCGCTACATCGGTCATTCCACCTTCGAACTCGAGACGCCGAAAGGCATCCGGATCGCGACAGACTACAATGACAGCGTCCGGCCGTTCCTGCCGCCCACCGTGGCAACCATGAACGGCGCCCACAGCACCCATTACTCCCTCAGTCCCGACCCGAACATCGAACATCTGCTTTACGGCTGGAATCCGAAGGGCGGACCGATGGACCACGACCTGACGGTCGGGGATGTCCGCATACGGAACATTCAGACCAACATTCGCGGCTGGGACGGCGAGAGCCGGCGCCTCGGCAATTCGATCTTCATCTTCGAGGTTGCGGATCTGTGCATTGCCCATCTCGGCCACCTGCACCACAGGCTGACACAGGAGGACCTGACCCGGCTGGGTCAGATCGACGTGGTGTTCGCCGCGATCGACAACACCTCGACCCTGCGCCTCGACAGTCTGATGGAGGTCCTGGAAAGCATCGGCCCCGCGATGGTGATCCCGATGCATTTTCATTTTGCCGGCGCCCTGCAGGCGTTCACCGGGCGGGCCCTTGAGGCCGGCTATGAGGTCGTGCGGGCGGAAACGCCTTCCGTGATCGTCAGCCGGACCAGCCTGCCAATCAAGCCGACGGTCTACATCATGATGCCGGGCGGCGCCTGAACGGGAACGAGAGAGAGAGAGAGACGCGTCCGTCTCAGCCCTTGAAGCGCAGGAACAGGACCTGGCTGTCCCCGGCCTGCCGGGTGTCCAGACTTTCAAATGGCTGCGGAATGTCGACCTCGGCAGAGGCGCGTTCCTCCAGGACACAGAGCGCCCCCGGCTTCAGCCAGCCGCCGGCGGCGGCCGACGCCAGGGCCTTCTCGCCGAGCCCCTTGTCATAAGGCGGATCGGCGAACACAAGGTCGAACGGGGCGATCGTGCCGGCCGCGCCCATGCGCGTTGCATCGCGGCGGAAGATCTTCGCAACTCCGTTCAGCCCGAGCGTCTCCATGTTGCGGCGGATCACCCCGCGGGCCTCGGTGCCGTCCTCTATGAAGGTGCAGTGACCCGCGCCCCGGCTGATCGCCTCGAATCCGAGCGCCCCCGTGCCGGCAAACAGATCGAGCACGCGGACGCCGTCAAGGTCCATTTCCAGGCCGTGGGCCAGAATATTGAACACGGTCTCGCGCAGCCGGTCGCTTGTCGGCCGGGTTCCCTGCGACTTGGGCGTGGCCAGCGCCGTTCCCTTGAACCGTCCGGCAACAATTCTCACGAACGGTCTCCGCGCCGCGGGCCGCGTCCCCCCCTGGGCGGTCCGCGGCGGTCGTCCTTGTCACGGTCCGTGCGGCTCTGCTGCTGCTTGTCCTCGACGAGGCCGTCCTCACCCCAGATTTTTCGCGGCGGCGGCGACCGGCGTTCTTCCCCATAGTCCTTGCGCGGTTTCGGGCTGGACGTCATGCGGAAGCGCGAACGCGGCGACACCTTTTCCTGGCGCGGGCCGTTGTTCTTGCGCGGTCCCTGACCCGGACCCTTGCTCGGACCCTTGCTCGGGCCCTTGCCGCGCTCCTGCTTGCGTTCGGAGCGGTCTGCTTTGGCCGCCTTGCGGCGGTCGGTCTCGCTCTTGCCTTCGCGCGCGGTCATCCATTTGCCCTGCGCGGCGTCACGCTTGTCGCCGGTCCTGCCGCCACGCTTGTTGCCCGCCGTCTTCTTTTCCGGCTCCTGCTTGGGCGCATGGAAGATGGGAGCGTCGAAATCGGCACCGGCCTCCTCGGCCAACGCATCGCCAAGCTGATCGCGCAACACCCTGCCGCGGATCTCGCGGACATTGTTCTCCGGCAGGTCCATCAGCTGGAACGGGCCATAGGACAGCCGGATCAGCCTGTTCACCGTCAGGCCGAGATGCTCCAGCACCCGCTTGACCTCGCGGTTCTTGCCTTCGCGCAGGCCGACCGTCATCCAGACATTGTCGCCCTGCTCCTTGTCGAGCGTTGCCTCGATGGCGCCATAAAGGACACCCTCGATGGCAACGCCATCCTTCAGCCCGTCGAGATCGGCCTGGGTGACCTTGCCGAAAGCCCGCACCCGGTAACGGCGCAGCCACCCGGTCGAGGGCAGTTCGAGGACGCGTGCGAGCCCGCCGTCATTCGTCAGCAGCAACAGACCTTCGGTGTTGATGTCGAGCCGGCCGACCGTCAGAACACGGGGAAGATCTTCCGGCAGACGGTCGAACACCGTCGGACGGCCCTCAGGATCCTTGTTGGTGGTCACCAGGCCGCGGGGCTTGTGATAAAGCCACAGCCGTGTGCGCTCACGCATGGGCAGCGGCTCTCCATCCACCAGGACCTTGTCGTCGGCCGTGACGGTGATCGCCGGCGTCGTCAGCACCTTGCCGTTGAGCTGGACCCGGCCGTTCTCGATCCAGGTCTCGGCTTCCCGGCGCGAACACAGGCCCGCGCGCGCCATCACCTTGGCAATGCGCTCGCCGCGCCCGCCCGTATCGTCGCCGTCGCGGATCGCAGCCGGCACCGGTGCGGTCTTTTTGGGCCCGGGCCTCTTGCCGCCCGGTTTGCGTGAATCGCCGGGAGCTGAGCGGCGCTTGTCCGCCGCACGTTTGTCGCGTCCCTGGCCGTTTCCACGGCCCGGGCGATCGGAAGAATTTCTTGTCATCATGCGCGCGTCATAGCAGAGCTTGAGCCTTTCGGGAATCGCTTGTTTGCACCATCTGGCGCATGGGTCACCTGCCGAGGCCGCATGGCTCGCCACCACCGGGGCTGACGGCGAGAGCAAATCCAACTATGAAGGCAATGGCCGTCCCCTCCAATCCCGCGATGCGAATGCACATGAGCGCACCTGAGACACAGTCCCGACAAACCACCTTCATGGACCTGGCCATCGAAGAGGCGGAACGTGCCGCGGAGCGCGGCGAGGTCCCCGTCGGGGCGGTTCTGGTGCGGGACGGCCAGGTCCTGGCCCGTGACGGCAACCGGACGCTGGAGCTGAACGATCCGACCGCCCACGCGGAAATACAGGTGATCCGCGCGGCCTGCAGTGCACTGGGTTCGCAGCGCCTGCCGGACTGCGACCTCTATGTCACGCTGGAGCCCTGTCCAATGTGCGCCGGGGCGATTTCCTTCGCCAGGATCCGCCGTCTCTACTATGGCGCGGACGACGAAAAAGGCGGCGCCGTCGACAACGGGCCCCGTTTCTTCAGCCAGCCGACCTGTCATCACGCACCGGACGTCTATTCCGGGGTCAACGCGTCCGGAGCCGCGCAGCTCCTCAAGTCGTTTTTCCAGTCGCGCCGCTAGCCCGGCGCCACGTGGCACAACGGCAACACCGCCTGCAAAAACACGCGCGATGCCGGATTTCCCGCGCTCCATGGGGAGAAATTATCATGTACAGATATGATAATGGCGTCAGGATCGTTTCCATATGCCATCGGGGTATCACATGACACGTCTTGCCGTTCTTGGCGCATTCGCCGGTCTTCTTGCCGCGGCAAATCCGGCGCATTCCGCCGACCTGCCCGTGGCTCCCGAACCGGTCGACTACGTTCGCATCTGTGACGCCTACGGTGCCCGCTTCTACTACATTCCAGGCACCGAGACCTGCCTGCGGGTCGGCGGACGTGTCCGGACGGAGTTCCGGTTCCGCAATTTCGGCGAGGCCGAGAACGCCTGGGGTGACCGGGACACGGACGGCTACCAGTGGCGATCACGCGGATACCTTTATCTGGACGCCTACACGGAGACCGAACTCGGCACCTTGCGCGCCTTCATCGAGACCTACATGACGGTCACCAACGGCAACGAAACCTCAACGCTGGACAAGGCCTATATCCAGTGGGGCGGGCTTCTGGCCGGGCGCAACGGGTCAAATTTCGATTTCTTCACCGGTTACGCTTTCGGTGCCCAGATTTCGAGTTATTCCGACCAGAAAACCAACCAGCTTGCCTATACCCTCCCCTTCGGAGACGGTTACAGTGCGACTGTCGCGGTCGAGGATCAGGCGGAACGCACAACCAACATTGGCCTGAACGGCGGCACACTCGCCTATGGCGGTACCCGCATGCCGGATTTCGTCGCAGCGCTCGGCCTGAACCAGCGCTGGGGCGAGGTCCAGATCATGGGCGCGCTGCACCAGGTTTATCCGAACGCCACCTATAACGGTATCACCGGCAGTTCCGAGGATACACTCGGCTGGGCTGTCGGCGCCGGTGTCGAGATTGAATTCGGAGGGCTCGCCAATGGTGGCAGCGTGGTGCTGCAGGCTGTCTATACCGACGGCGCCAGCGGCTACGGCAATTCAAACTGGACCGGCCGCATCACCGACGCGGTCTGGAACGGCACCACCACCGAGAAGACCAAGACCTTCAACATTTTCGGCGGTGTCCACCTCGGGGTCACCGACACGGTCGCGGTCAATGTCGAAGGCGGCTACCACACGGTCGATGCCGGCCTCGGCGCCTATAACTTCGATCAGTGGACGGCAACGGCGAATGCCGTCTGGAATCCGGTACCGGGCTTCGAAATCGGTCCGGAAATCCAGTACCGCGACATCGACTACAGCAATGCGTCGGGCCTGAGCGACAGTTCCGAACTCTATGGCACCTTCCGGCTGCAGCGCACTTTCTAGGCTGTAGTGACAAAGCCCCGGATATTCGCCCGGGGCATTTTTTGTCCGACACAAGAAACTCTAGCCGGCCCGTCTCCGCCAGACGGACACCACTTTTTCCCAGAGACCGTTCACCCACAGATCACCGTGATCGACACCGTCCAGGATGACAATCTCCTTCGGCTGCGACGCAAGACCGAAGAGACGCTTGCCGTGCTCAACCGGAATGACACGGTCCGCGGTGCCGTGCAGGATCAGGACGGGTGACCTGACCCTGGTGATCCGCTCGCGGGTCGGCATCGGGTCCTTCATCAGCAGCCCGACCGGCAGCCACGGGTATTTTTCATATGCCATGTCCACCAGCGCCGTGTAGGGGGCCTCCAGGACAAGCAGATCCGCTTCGGGGCGTTCCGCGGCAACGGCTGTCGCAACGCCGGTGCCGAGGCTTTCGCCGTGCAGGATGATCGGCGCCCCGTCCTGTGCGGCCCGGTCGTAATGTTCCAGCGCGTCGGAGACCAGCGCCGCCTCCGACGGACTGCCGCCGCTGCCCGCGTAACCGCGATAGCTCGGCGCGTAGAGACCGAAGCCACTGTCCAGGATCTGCTTGAACCGCTTCCAGCGCGCCGACACATTCCGGGAATTGCCGTGCAGATACAGCACCGTCGGCGCGCCGTCCTCTGCCGGCGCGGCCCGCCATACCGTGACGTCGGTGCCGTCAGCCATTGCGACTGTTTCAACATGGACCCCTTCCAGCCCCTTTTCCGCTGGCGTGGACAGGTCACCGGTCGGAAGGAAGACGAAGCTGCGCTGGTTGAGATACATGTAGCCGGCGGCCATGGCATAGGCGACGGCGACCACGACGAAGAGGTTCCTGGACAGTCTCAGCGCACGCGGCCCGACGCCGGTTCGCCGGTTCGTGCCCCCCTCAGTGCTGCCGGTTTGCACGTCGGCCATGCCTTGTCTCCTTCGAATGCTCCACAAGGTTACGCATTCCATGCGTTTCCCGATCAGGAGCGGCCTATTTGCGGCCGAACAGCTTCTCGATATCGGTCAGTTTCAGTTCCACCCAGGTCGGTCTTCCATGGTTGCACTGGCCCGAGAGCGGCGTTGCCTCCATGTCGCGCAACAGCGCATCCATTTCCTCCGGCCGCATGCGCCGTCCGGCGCGAACGGACCCGTGGCAGGCCATGGTGGCGGCGACATGGTCGAGCTTTTCCTTCAGGCCGTCGGCCGTGTCCCACTCGGCAAGCTCGTCGGCCAGGTTTTGCACCAGGCCCCTGATATCCATGTCGCCCAGAATGGCCGGCGTTTCGCGGACCGCGATCGCCCCCGGCCCGAACGCTTCCAGCGACAGACCGACCTGCTCCAGGTCCTCCGCACGCTCGGCAAGCCTTGCGGCGTCCTCTTCCGGCAGTTCGACGATTTCCGGAATCAGGAGAATCTGACGCGCAACCTCCTTCTTCGCCAGCGCTTCCTTCAGCCGCTCATAGACCAGGCGTTCATGGGCGGCATGCTGGTCAACGATGACGACGCCATCGCCGGTCTGGGCGATGATATAGGTCTCGTGCACCTGGGCTCTTGCGGCGCCGAGCGGCAGTCGGGTCTTTTCGGTCTCGACCGGCACGTCATGGGCGCGCGCATCCGCGGACGGTGCGGCGAAATCCGCGAAACCGTTTTGCGGATGAAGACCGGGTTGCGGTGCCTCGGCAAAACCCGCGGCAGGTGCCCCGGCCGTTTCCAGGGGCCGAAAGGCGTCCGGGCTCCAGCGCGCCGCCGCCGCCGCTTGCCCATAGCTTCCGCCGTATCCACCCTGTCCCGCCTGTCCGGCTGGTGCCGACGGTTGGGGCCCGCCGGAATAGCTGCCGCCAGAATAGCTGCCGCCGGATGTGCCTCGAAGGGCGTCGAGCGCCACGGCGGCATTCGAGGTCGATGACCGGTGTCCCGCCTGGACCAGGGCGTGCTTGATCGCGCCGACCAGCAGGCCGCGAACGAGCTGGGCATCGCGAAAGCGCACATCCGCCTTGGCCGGGTGCACATTGACATCCACCTGGGCCGGATCGAGATCGATGAACAGCACCACGACAGGGTGCCGGTCGCGCGCCAGAACATCGGCATAGGCGCCGCGCAGACCGGAGAGCAGCAGCTTGTCCTTCACCGGACGACCGTTGACGAAAAAGAACTGGTGCTGGGCATTGCCGCGGTGATGGGTCGGCAGGCCTGCGAAACCCGACAGGCGCACGCCCTCGCGCGCGGCGTCGATCTCCATCGCGTTGTCGACGAAGTCCTTGCCGAGGATCTGGGAAATTCTCGCGAGATGCGGATCGGATCCGCGGGCTGCCGGCCAGCTCTGCGGTTGCCGGTCGGCGCCGGAGAGCGAAAAGCCGATTTCCGGATAGGCCAGCGCGATGCGCTTGACGATCTCGGTGATGGCCGCCGCCTCGGCACGGTCCGACTTGAGGAATTTCAGGCGTGCGGGCGTTGCGAAGAACAGATCACGGACCTCGACCTGCGTGCCCCTGGTGCGCGCGGCCGGGACAGGCGGCTGTTCCCTGCCGCCTTCCACCGCGATTGCCCAGGCATGATCCTCGTCCTTGTGCCGCGTCTGGATCGCCAGCCGGGCGACCGAACCGATCGACGGCAGCGCCTCGCCGCGAAACCCGAGCGTGCGGATATCGAACAGGTCGTCGTCCGAGATCTTGGAGGTGCAATGGCGGCGGATGGCGAGTTTCAGATCGTCCTGGCGCATGCCGGCGCCATCGTCGGCGACACGCATCAGGGTCTTGCCGCCCGCGGCGGTGACAATATCCACCTGCGAGGCTCCGGCATCGACGGCATTTTCAACCAGTTCCTTGATGACACTGGCGGGCCGCTCGATCACTTCGCCGGCCGCGATCTGGTTGATCACCTGTTCGCCAAGTTGCCTGACTGCCATGAAACTTCCTTTGACGCATGCAGCTTTCGCAGCGCGGTATGTTCCTATATGGTCCGCGCCGAGTTTGTCTCGATTCTTTCGCACAGCCTACCAGACCCACCTTGATCCGAGTGACCCGACATGACCGTTTCTGCACCGCTTCTTGTTGACGGGCTCAATGCCCTTGCGCCTTCCTACAAGGGCATCCTGTGTGATGTCTGGGGCGTGCTTCATAACGGTGTATCGGCTTTTGAAGGTGCGCACAAAGCCCTGAAGGCCTATCGCGAGGACACCGGCGGCAAGGTGGTCCTGATCACCAACGCCCCGCGTCCGGCAAAACAGGTCGGGGAAATGCTGGCCGAACTCGGAGTGCCGGACGGCACCTATGACGACATTGTCACTTCCGGGGACGTCACACGCGCCGTGCTGCAGGCCGAAGGCAAAAAGACACTGCTTCATATCGGTCCCAATCGGGACCAGCCGCTTTATCACAATCTCGAAGCGACCTTCACCCTGAAGGACGACGAAGCCGAAGGCATCAGCTGCACGGGACTGACCGACGACGAGGTCGAGACTCCCGACGATTACCGTGAGCGGCTTGAAAAGCTGGCCGCCCGGGGGCTGAAGATGATCTGCGCCAACCCGGACATTGTCGTGGAACGCGGCGACCGGCTGATCTGGTGCGCCGGTGCCCTTGCCCGTCTCTACGAAGATCTCGGCGGCGAAGTCGTCATCCTGGGCAAGCCGCATGCGCCGATCTACACGGCAGCCATGGAACGGCTGGCCAAACTGGCCGGCACCGAGGTGGCCAAGGAGGACGTGCTGGCGATTGGTGACGGCCTGCCGACGGATATTCGCGGCGCCGTCTCACAGGACATCGACGTGCTGTTCATCACCGCCGGCATTCACGCATCCGATTTCGGCCCGAGCGACGCTCCGGACGAACACCTCATCCGCCGCCGCCTCTCGGAAGAAGGCCTGCGCGCCCGCGCAGCCCTGCCGCGCCTCTGGTGGTAAAGCTCCACGCGGGCAGGAACCTGTCTCGGGTGCTTGTGCCCGCAAATGTCCGGGCTGCCAGCAGACCCGCCTGGCCTCACGGCACAGGACTCTACTGACATCACGATCGCGGAAGCGGCGGTGACCGCCCCCGCAAAACAAAAGGGCCCTCCGCCGGAGAGCCCTTCGAAATCTTGTCTTTGATGCCGGGTCAGTCGAACAGCTTGTCGATATCCGCCTGCGCGTCACCGAGCATGGCGTCGATGTCGTCCTGGGAGACGCCTTCGCCGGCATGCTGCGGGCCGTGCAGGATCAGTTCGCGCTGGCGGCGCTCCTCGTCAGTCTCGTTAAGGGCAACCTCGAGATCTGCCGGGATGCGCAGGTGTTCGATGAAGGAACTCACGCGCTCGTCGATATAGCGGAGTGTCGCCACGACCTTCGAAATGCGCTGTCCGGTGATGTCCTGGAAGGTGCAGGCCTCGAAAATTCCGATCATCTTGTTGCTGACCAGCTCCTGATACGCTTCCGCGTCGCTGGTATCCGCACCCATGATCTCCTCGGCCGCTTCCATGATGGAGTTGGTGGCCTCTTCCGTGGCCTCGACGATGGCGTCGAGTTCCCGCCCGGCATCCGGAATCTTGTTGCCGGTCATGTCATTGGCGCGCAACTGGGAGATTTCCTCCTTCATGCGCGTGATTTCCTTGGCAATCAGGGTCAGTTCTTCCGTGACGGCCGGCTGAACGGTCGACAGGAAATCATGCATGGAACCGGACATGACCTCGGCGAGGTGCATCACATCCGTGAGCGATACCTCGCCCTGCCGGTTCTTGTTTTCTTGCAGAAAGTCGATGACGCGGGCAATGTTTTCCTGCTTCATATTTGCCACCAGGTCCGGCCTTTCCATATGAGGCGTCCTCCCAAGAGCGATCCCGGAAGGAACCGCTATTACGTCGCGGATGCACCAAGACAGACCCGGCCTGCCTGCCCGGCAAGACCGTGCCGTTCTCTTGACACCCGTCTGGCACCGGCGGAGAGGCGGCTCGACACCGCGGCCCCGCCAGGTGCAAGAAATCAGTCGGAGAAGACCGCCTCGA carries:
- a CDS encoding TIGR01459 family HAD-type hydrolase, with the translated sequence MTVSAPLLVDGLNALAPSYKGILCDVWGVLHNGVSAFEGAHKALKAYREDTGGKVVLITNAPRPAKQVGEMLAELGVPDGTYDDIVTSGDVTRAVLQAEGKKTLLHIGPNRDQPLYHNLEATFTLKDDEAEGISCTGLTDDEVETPDDYRERLEKLAARGLKMICANPDIVVERGDRLIWCAGALARLYEDLGGEVVILGKPHAPIYTAAMERLAKLAGTEVAKEDVLAIGDGLPTDIRGAVSQDIDVLFITAGIHASDFGPSDAPDEHLIRRRLSEEGLRARAALPRLWW
- a CDS encoding chemotaxis protein, yielding MERPDLVANMKQENIARVIDFLQENKNRQGEVSLTDVMHLAEVMSGSMHDFLSTVQPAVTEELTLIAKEITRMKEEISQLRANDMTGNKIPDAGRELDAIVEATEEATNSIMEAAEEIMGADTSDAEAYQELVSNKMIGIFEACTFQDITGQRISKVVATLRYIDERVSSFIEHLRIPADLEVALNETDEERRQRELILHGPQHAGEGVSQDDIDAMLGDAQADIDKLFD